One segment of Phaenicophaeus curvirostris isolate KB17595 unplaced genomic scaffold, BPBGC_Pcur_1.0 scaffold_73, whole genome shotgun sequence DNA contains the following:
- the AGPAT1 gene encoding 1-acyl-sn-glycerol-3-phosphate acyltransferase alpha: MEVTVGTAALALLLLALPLLYERSGSFRYFCKMGFYNGWILVLALVAIPLCALRGRDVENMKIIRGLLQHVKHLYGIRMGVRGAQHLPPQQPYVVVSNHQSSLDLLGMMEVLPDRCVPIAKRELLYMGAVGLACWLGGIIFIDRKRPQEAKGVLAQAADTMLRHNVRVWVFPEGTRNHSGSSMLPFKRGAFHLAVQAQVPVVPIVISSYQHFYSKRERRFTAGQCVIEVLPPLPTRGLGPADVPALADRVRAAMLDAFEALEAELSPTAPARPH; the protein is encoded by the exons ATGGAGGTGACGGTGGGGACGGCGGCgctggcgctgctgctgctggcgctgCCGCTGCTGTACGAGCGGAGCGGCTCGTTCCGCTACTTCTGCAAGATGGGCTTCTACAACGGCTGGATCCTCGTCCTCGCCCTGGTCGCCATCCCGCTCTGCGCCCTGCGCGGGAGGGACGTGGAGAACATGAA gaTCATCCGGGGGCTGCTGCAGCACGTCAAGCACCTGTACGGGATCCGCATGGGGGTGCGGGGGGCCCAGCACCTGCCCCCCCAGCAGCCCTACGTCGTCGTCAGCAACCACCAGagctccctcgacctgctgg GGATGATGGAGGTGCTGCCGGACCGCTGCGTGCCCATCGCCAAGCGGGAGCTGCTGTACATGGGCGCCGTGGGGCTGGCCTGCTGGCTGGGGGGCATCATCTTCATCGACCGCAAGCGCCCGCAGGAGGCCAAAGGCGTCCTGGCCCAGGCCGCCGACACCATGCTGCGCCACAAC GTGCGGGTGTGGGTGTTCCCCGAGGGGACGCGCAACCACAGCGGGAGCTCCATGCTGCCCTTCAAGCGCGGGGCCTTCCACCTCGCCGTGCAGGCTCAG GTCCCCGTGGTCCCCATCGTCATCTCCTCCTACCAGCATTTCTACAGCAAACGGGAGCGACGCTTCACGGCCG GGCAGTGCGTGATCGAGGTGCTGCCGCCGCTGCCGACTCGGGGCCTGGGCCCCGCGGACGTCCCCGCGCTCGCCGACAGGGTCCGAGCCGCCATGCTCGACGCCTTCGAGGCCCTCGAGGCCGAGCTCAGCCCCACGGCGCCCGCCCGGCCCCACTGA